One genomic segment of Leptospira sp. WS92.C1 includes these proteins:
- a CDS encoding GGDEF domain-containing protein yields the protein MDLNQQDEITRLRNLVELYERISRLSERELLESEKTREAHENTAGMARLELIKMNEQLKAIRKIGPDLKTKVISLLHDHESGLIEFRARIVELAENNPFFYSDFFRIISHLEIQEIEARELWEEIYNHGESMSASLQRSVNFVVSMLDYIFSKNRIIENPKIVELYSFEEIILNTVIDETSGIYNRRYFNIILNKEINRSSRYQRDFCLLIFDVDNFKIVNDTYGHGFGDDILRLIAGTMLYSFRQEDICCRIGGEEFAVILPETLRESALVAANRFRSYLLEAAMSQYGLTVTVSGGICKFGEDGKDTNELFKNADNALYKAKKSGKDKFFVYTTDL from the coding sequence ATGGACCTGAACCAGCAAGATGAAATCACGAGACTGAGAAATTTGGTGGAACTCTACGAAAGAATTTCCAGGCTCAGTGAAAGAGAACTTTTAGAGTCCGAAAAAACGCGCGAAGCCCACGAAAACACCGCGGGTATGGCCAGACTTGAGTTGATCAAGATGAATGAGCAACTCAAAGCGATCCGAAAGATAGGGCCGGATCTGAAAACTAAGGTCATTTCTCTTTTGCACGATCACGAATCCGGACTTATCGAATTTCGAGCTCGGATCGTCGAACTCGCGGAAAACAATCCTTTTTTTTATTCCGATTTTTTTAGAATCATCTCCCACTTGGAAATACAAGAAATCGAGGCCAGAGAACTCTGGGAAGAAATCTATAACCACGGCGAAAGTATGAGCGCCTCTTTACAAAGAAGCGTAAATTTTGTAGTCTCGATGCTTGATTATATTTTCAGTAAAAATAGAATCATAGAAAATCCGAAAATCGTCGAATTGTATTCTTTTGAAGAGATCATCCTGAACACAGTCATCGACGAAACGAGCGGGATTTACAATCGAAGATATTTTAACATCATTCTCAATAAAGAAATCAATCGAAGTTCGAGATACCAAAGAGATTTTTGTCTTCTGATTTTTGACGTGGACAACTTTAAAATCGTAAACGACACATACGGACACGGATTCGGAGACGATATTCTCAGACTGATCGCGGGCACTATGTTGTATTCATTTAGACAAGAGGACATTTGTTGCAGAATCGGAGGCGAAGAATTTGCAGTCATTCTTCCCGAAACTCTGAGAGAAAGCGCGTTAGTCGCCGCCAACCGGTTTCGGAGTTATCTTTTAGAAGCGGCCATGAGTCAATACGGCTTGACCGTGACAGTTTCCGGCGGGATCTGCAAATTCGGCGAAGACGGAAAGGATACAAACGAACTGTTTAAGAACGCGGATAACGCGCTTTATAAGGCCAAAAAAAGCGGTAAGGATAAGTTCTTCGTTTACACGACCGATCTTTGA